AACAACGATGTTCCTTGACTTGTTTCAAAAATTGAATTAAACTTTCCATAAGTACTTGAAAGTAGCGACCGCCCAATTTTACTATGGCAACGGTCGCTTTTTTTTTAGAATTTCCCCCCGAAAATGAAACAGCCCTGCTTTACAAGGGGGACGGTTCGGGTTATGTTTGTGGTTTAGCAATATCGGATTTGGTATAACTACCAACAGTTTCAAAGTAAAAAACAGGCAAGAGAAAAATTTCATTGCCTGCTATTTCGTAGAAAGGGAAAATTTGGATTTCGTTATGTATTTGCCAAGCTTTCTCCGCGCAACATGCGTTGGGCAGCTTCCAAAAGCGTTTCTTCCAGATAGGGTTTGGTGAAGTATCCCTTCGCCCCCATTTGCATAGCCATTTGCCGGTGACGGTCGGCACCGCGGGAAGTAAGCATGGCGATGGGCAAATCGCTGAGTTGGGAATCTTTCTGCATGCGCGAGAGCAATTCCAAACCATCCATGCGCGGCATTTCGATGTCGCAGAAGACCAAATCGCAAGGAATTCCCGAACGCATTTTCTCCCAAGCTTCCTTGCCATCGCGGGCTTGTTGAACTCGGTATCCGGCTTTTTTGAAGGTCATGGAAAGCAACTCGCGTACGGTAATCGAGTCGTCCACAATCAAAACTGTTGGTTCGGCTTTTTCGGTGGTGGCTTCGGGTTCGCTGGGTTCTGCGGATTGCGGTTCTTCCCAAAGGGTGCCCACAGGTTCGCTGCGACGGCGTCCGCAAGCTAGGTCGATGAGTTCCAAAACGTCGGCAATAGCAACAATTTTGCCATCCCCCATAACTGTGGCACCGGCAATGCCTACGGGTTTGGGAACCGGACCTTCTAGCTGTTTGATTACGATTTCCTGTTCTCCCAGAACTTGATCGACTTTCACAGCCAGGTAATTGCCGGCACTGCGCAAAATGACGACAGAAATTTGCTCTTCGTCTTCGTCGTGACCGCTGTAGACAGAACTACGCCCCAAAGGTCGTTGGTACACCAACAGTTCTTTCAAAGATTTGTACGGAATGGAGAGGTCGCGCCAGGCAACGTAGGAACCGCCGTTTTTCGAGTCGGTTTCGATTTGGTTTTTGCTTATTTCAATGGTGTCTTCTACACCATCGATGGGGAAGGCAATGCGGGCGCGGTCGTTGATACAGCATAGAGCTTTGGAAATGCTCAGGGTCAAAGGCAAGCGAATGGTGAAAGTGGTGCCTTTGCCCAGGGCAGAATCGGTGCTGATGTGCCCTCGCAGTTCGCTAAGTTTGGTGCGAACCACGTCCATGCCCACACCGCGACCGGCTAAATCGTCGGCGCTGTCTTTAGTGGTAAACCCTGGTAAAAAGAGCAGGTTGTACAGCTCGTTGCGGGGCATTTTGTTGGCTTGTTCTTGGGTAATGACTCCTTTTTGCAGGGCTTTGGTTTTCACTTTTTCGGAGTTGATGCCGGCACCGTCGTCGGCTACAGAAATGACGGTTTGGTTGCCTTGGTGGAAAGCACGAATGGTGATGCGACCGACGGGGGATTTGCCATTGCGTTCGCGCTGGTCGGGAGTTTCAATACCGTGGGCAACGGCGTTGTTAACCAGGTGGGTGATGGGGTCGTACAACTGTTCCACCAGCATTTTGTCGATGAGGGTGTCGCGACCTTCCACCACCAGTTCCACTTTTTTGCCAAATTTCTTGGCGTTATCTCGGACGCCGCGGGGCAAGCGGTCGGCGGTTTGGGCGAAAGGCACCATGCGCGATCGCGTCAAGCCTTCTTGGACTTGGGTGGTAATTTGCCGCAGCTGCCGCGTTACCTGCTCGGTTTCATCTACCAAGAAGACAATGTCGGAGGAGGCTTCCCGTACCCGTACGATCAGCTCGATAATTTCTTGGGATAGGGTATGGAAACCAGTAAACCGGTCCATTTCCAGGGCGTCGAATTCTTCCCCGGAATGGTGCTTGTTCCGCGAACCGTTGTTGTTTTCATCGCCGTCGTTGCTTTCTTGCTCTTGCTGGCTATCTTGGGAAGCAGATTGTTTGGATTCGTTACTTTGGTACTGTCCGTAGGCACTCCGGTTGCTAGAGAGCAGGGAAATTTCCAGCAGCGATCGCTCGTAGAGATCCTGCATCCGCTGTCCGGCATCCCCCAAGTTTTGCACCTGGTGGAGCAAGTTATCCAAAAACTGGCGCAGGCGTTCTTGGTTTTGTTCCAAGCTGTTGCGGTTGACCACCAACTCCCCAACCAAGTTGCTCAGATTGTCCAACTGTTTGATGGGCACCCGCATGGTTTGCTCGAATGCCCGATTGCGTCTGGTGGGTTGCGTATCGCCACCGCCACTGGAACGACCGGTGGGGCGGGTATTGCTGGCGGCAATGTTGCCCTCCGCCGCGTGTAAGAGTTTCTCCAGGTCTTCGTCGGGAATATCTTCCTGTTTTTTGGGCACTTCGGTGGGCGTTGCCTGGCTGCTGGCACTCTCTTCAGCAGTGCTTGAGCTTGGGGCCGCGGTTTCGCTGCCGGTTGCCGATGGTGTGGTTTCCCCTGGGGGGGTCTCTCCCAATAGGGTCCTCAACTCTTGAAAAACGGGGTCATCAGCGATCGCGACGGCGGGAACTCCTGACAGCAGCTTCTCTAGCTGGGCAAATCCATCCGAGCTGCCGCTGCTTGCTGTAGCCCCAGCCGCCCCTGGTGTTGCTTCTGGGGAGGCTTCGCCACCAAACAAATCTTCCCAAGCACCGGTATCTGATGCTTCCCACTGCCAGGGATCTTCGCTGCTGTTGGCGGCCGTTTCCTGGGACCAAAAACTCGACCAATCTTCATCTAGGTTGGCGGATTCTTCCTTGGTAGTGGCTTCTCCTTCGGCGTCTGGGGTGGCAAATTCTTCCGCGTCTTTAAACAGGCTTTCTAGGTCTTCCTCGCTATCCTCATCGGTATCGCTCATGGTCCAACGCGCCGAGGGGGCTACCCGTTCTTCGGTATCTTCCCCGGCACTGCTACCAAACATGGCACGCCACAAATCCTCATCAGTTTCCCCAGAGGTCGTAGTTTCTTGACTGGTGGTTTCGCTTTCTGAGGAAAGGGTGGATTCTAGTTCTTGGAAGAAATCCAAATTGGACCCACTGTCGCGATCGCTTTCCCCAGACTCTCCCAAGTCGCCGCTGGCTGCCGAAGTGGGTTCGTCCGCGATCGCCAGCAAATCTTCAAAATCGTCTTCCCCTACCGGTGGAGAGGATGGTTGTTTGTTCTCGGCGGCTGTCTGGCTGGGGGCACTGCTGAGCTGGCTCTTGTCCGCCGCTGCCCCTGCCGTCGTGCTTGGAGAAACCTGCGGCGTCTCGTTGCCGGACTCTTCGTCACTGACCGCAAATAAATCTTCAAAATCGCTCGTATCCGCCGCCTCCCTGGCGGCATCATCGGCGACTTCTGCCGGCGATGGGTCGTCGAAGTCTAAAAACTCTTCAATTTCGTCGTCTGCTTCCCCCCATGGGGATGATAGCGGTGCCGCCGGTTCCGTAGCCCCAGCAGCAGCTTGGTTTTCCGAGTCTCCAGGCAAAATGTCGCCAAACAAGCCCATAAAATCTTCTTGCGCGCCCTCGTCATCGCTGTCGGTGCTTTCTTCCTCTTGTTCGCTCTCGCTGTCCACATCCAACAGCGACTGAAAATCCGGCTGTCCAGTGGATAGTTCGTCCTCAAACTCGGAAAAATCCACCGGGCTTTGGGCGTCGGAAATATCTTCTTCCCATTCTTGGTCGAACTCTTCCGATTCCGTTTCTAAATTTTTAAACAGAGCATCCAAGCTTTTCAGCTCGGCAATGCCCACTTCTGGTCCTTGTCTTTGTTCGTGATGTTGCTCAGCCACGCTATCCCCCTAGCCATGAGTCTTTGGTTGCTGTCCCGAATTGGTGCCTCAAATGTGGGGTGCCACAGGAGAATTTTTCCCAATTTTCGTCCTTATTGTATCCTTTGGGTACTCCTATTTTGGCTTACGTTTTTCCTTTTCGTCTAGTGGCGATCGCCAAGCGTCTGGTACGGAGAATCGCGCCCGAGCGGAAAAGGTCAGCCAATCCCCCGATGGCAGGTAGAAAGGAAACTACTCTTGTTTGGCCGGTTTTTCTTCCGCATCTTCTTCCACCCGGAACCGTTCCACTGAATTGAGCAAGTCCCGGGCAACCCCCACCAAGCTTTGCAGGGATTTGGACACCCTCTGGGCTTCCTGGGAGGTTTCTTGGGCAGTTAGCTCTACGGTCTGCATCACCTGG
The Geitlerinema sp. PCC 9228 genome window above contains:
- a CDS encoding hybrid sensor histidine kinase/response regulator; protein product: MAEQHHEQRQGPEVGIAELKSLDALFKNLETESEEFDQEWEEDISDAQSPVDFSEFEDELSTGQPDFQSLLDVDSESEQEEESTDSDDEGAQEDFMGLFGDILPGDSENQAAAGATEPAAPLSSPWGEADDEIEEFLDFDDPSPAEVADDAAREAADTSDFEDLFAVSDEESGNETPQVSPSTTAGAAADKSQLSSAPSQTAAENKQPSSPPVGEDDFEDLLAIADEPTSAASGDLGESGESDRDSGSNLDFFQELESTLSSESETTSQETTTSGETDEDLWRAMFGSSAGEDTEERVAPSARWTMSDTDEDSEEDLESLFKDAEEFATPDAEGEATTKEESANLDEDWSSFWSQETAANSSEDPWQWEASDTGAWEDLFGGEASPEATPGAAGATASSGSSDGFAQLEKLLSGVPAVAIADDPVFQELRTLLGETPPGETTPSATGSETAAPSSSTAEESASSQATPTEVPKKQEDIPDEDLEKLLHAAEGNIAASNTRPTGRSSGGGDTQPTRRNRAFEQTMRVPIKQLDNLSNLVGELVVNRNSLEQNQERLRQFLDNLLHQVQNLGDAGQRMQDLYERSLLEISLLSSNRSAYGQYQSNESKQSASQDSQQEQESNDGDENNNGSRNKHHSGEEFDALEMDRFTGFHTLSQEIIELIVRVREASSDIVFLVDETEQVTRQLRQITTQVQEGLTRSRMVPFAQTADRLPRGVRDNAKKFGKKVELVVEGRDTLIDKMLVEQLYDPITHLVNNAVAHGIETPDQRERNGKSPVGRITIRAFHQGNQTVISVADDGAGINSEKVKTKALQKGVITQEQANKMPRNELYNLLFLPGFTTKDSADDLAGRGVGMDVVRTKLSELRGHISTDSALGKGTTFTIRLPLTLSISKALCCINDRARIAFPIDGVEDTIEISKNQIETDSKNGGSYVAWRDLSIPYKSLKELLVYQRPLGRSSVYSGHDEDEEQISVVILRSAGNYLAVKVDQVLGEQEIVIKQLEGPVPKPVGIAGATVMGDGKIVAIADVLELIDLACGRRRSEPVGTLWEEPQSAEPSEPEATTEKAEPTVLIVDDSITVRELLSMTFKKAGYRVQQARDGKEAWEKMRSGIPCDLVFCDIEMPRMDGLELLSRMQKDSQLSDLPIAMLTSRGADRHRQMAMQMGAKGYFTKPYLEETLLEAAQRMLRGESLANT